In Leptospiraceae bacterium, one DNA window encodes the following:
- a CDS encoding MFS transporter produces the protein METDKRAYRVLFFAWLGWFVNFADRQLIGPLLPLLQKEFNLSNTDIGLLTSAFFIGYSISPIPGGYLADRFGSKKVIAFSVLFFGITTYFTGLVGGVMSLLVTRAFTGLFEGAYYSSAVGYVTSVFPKAKRAFASAIFSTGWTLGSFVGILFATAVGLLAWNFTDALFSVFQSTSVEVVSGDWRSPWMWMIIPTTITAILTYFFMPEIPMQERAAFKEAEGKAKSHGFSEILKNKNAWIIFSLQFVANFGLWSISTFTPKYLSEVKGFSLVVAGGLTALMFIPGTIGSLLSGKIGDKLGRRITITIFYTLSGLLWYRVLLAKDVEASLYMIALAGFFITGLYPTILAWMTDSVSAELSARATGFGIMGAELGAFTTPIISGFLADKFGLGFAMNIFIWTYILGGLIVWLGSEKRK, from the coding sequence ATGGAAACCGACAAAAGAGCTTATAGGGTTCTTTTTTTTGCGTGGCTTGGCTGGTTTGTAAACTTTGCAGACAGACAACTTATCGGGCCATTACTGCCGCTTTTACAAAAAGAATTCAATCTTTCTAATACAGACATTGGTCTTTTAACTTCTGCCTTTTTTATAGGGTATTCCATATCTCCAATTCCGGGAGGGTACCTTGCGGACAGATTCGGCTCAAAAAAAGTGATCGCTTTCTCAGTTTTATTTTTTGGTATCACCACTTATTTTACAGGTCTTGTCGGGGGAGTGATGAGTTTACTTGTCACAAGAGCGTTTACCGGTCTATTTGAGGGTGCGTATTATTCCAGTGCAGTTGGGTATGTTACTTCAGTTTTCCCTAAGGCTAAAAGAGCTTTTGCTTCTGCTATTTTTTCAACCGGTTGGACACTAGGATCTTTTGTAGGGATTCTATTTGCAACTGCAGTGGGCTTACTCGCTTGGAATTTTACGGATGCACTTTTTTCTGTATTTCAATCAACAAGTGTAGAAGTAGTATCGGGAGATTGGCGTTCACCATGGATGTGGATGATTATCCCTACTACAATCACTGCAATTTTAACTTACTTTTTTATGCCTGAAATTCCGATGCAAGAAAGAGCTGCATTTAAGGAGGCTGAAGGCAAAGCAAAATCCCACGGGTTTTCAGAAATTTTAAAAAATAAAAATGCTTGGATAATTTTTTCACTACAATTTGTAGCCAACTTCGGGCTTTGGTCAATCTCTACATTTACTCCAAAATATTTAAGCGAAGTAAAAGGATTTTCACTTGTAGTTGCGGGTGGTTTGACCGCACTCATGTTTATACCCGGAACAATTGGCTCTCTACTAAGCGGTAAGATTGGGGATAAATTAGGAAGAAGAATCACTATCACAATTTTCTATACTCTTTCCGGGTTGTTATGGTATAGAGTGTTGCTTGCAAAAGATGTGGAAGCCTCTCTATATATGATAGCACTCGCCGGATTTTTTATCACAGGTCTTTATCCAACCATACTTGCTTGGATGACAGACTCTGTGTCCGCAGAGCTTTCTGCAAGGGCAACGGGTTTTGGAATCATGGGTGCTGAGCTTGGGGCTTTTACTACTCCAATTATTTCAGGGTTTTTAGCAGATAAATTCGGGCTTGGGTTTGCCATGAATATTTTTATATGGACGTATATTTTAGGCGGTCTTATAGTGTGGCTTGGGAGTGAGAAAAGAAAGTAA
- the serA gene encoding phosphoglycerate dehydrogenase, whose protein sequence is MVSFPKDKIKVLLLENIHENGFNMFQNDGFHVTLLKDALNEEELTKAIENVHILGIRSKTNVTKKVIDNANKLLSIGCFCIGTNQVDTVECEKKGIPVFNAPYSNTRSVAELIIAEIIFLARKISDSSKDAHEGKWTKIADGCFEVRGKTLGIVGYGHIGSQVSVLAESLGMKVYFYDILTKLPLGNATSCTSYEELLKISDFVTFHVPETPETKNLVTKKELYTLKKGSYLINASRGKVVDIDALVEALKSGHLAGAAVDVFPVEPKSNKEPFYSPLQKLPNVILTPHIGGSTEEAQKNIGLEVATKLIKYINNGSTSFSVNFPNLELPIQKENYRILNVHKNQPGFLRDLNSIVSDLGGNILSQYLSTSSEIGYLIMEIDQAIGDTVKEKLKKHPLSIKTRILY, encoded by the coding sequence ATGGTATCTTTTCCAAAAGACAAAATTAAAGTATTACTCTTAGAGAATATCCACGAGAATGGATTTAATATGTTTCAAAACGACGGATTTCACGTCACCTTGTTAAAGGACGCTTTAAACGAAGAAGAATTGACAAAAGCGATTGAAAACGTGCATATACTGGGAATAAGGAGTAAAACCAATGTCACTAAAAAAGTTATAGACAATGCGAATAAACTTCTGTCTATAGGGTGTTTTTGTATAGGTACAAATCAAGTTGACACGGTTGAATGCGAGAAAAAAGGAATCCCTGTTTTTAACGCTCCTTATAGCAATACAAGAAGTGTTGCAGAGCTGATAATCGCAGAAATTATTTTTCTTGCAAGGAAAATTTCTGATAGCTCCAAAGATGCACACGAGGGAAAATGGACCAAGATTGCAGACGGTTGTTTTGAAGTTAGAGGAAAAACTCTTGGAATTGTAGGGTATGGTCATATAGGCTCTCAAGTTTCCGTACTTGCAGAATCACTAGGAATGAAAGTATATTTTTACGATATACTAACCAAGCTCCCGCTTGGAAATGCAACAAGTTGCACAAGTTATGAAGAGCTTTTAAAAATCTCCGATTTTGTTACATTTCATGTACCTGAAACACCAGAAACCAAAAACTTAGTCACTAAAAAAGAACTCTATACTTTAAAGAAAGGCTCCTACTTAATCAATGCTTCTCGCGGGAAAGTTGTAGATATAGATGCTTTGGTGGAAGCACTTAAATCCGGTCACCTTGCAGGGGCTGCGGTAGATGTTTTTCCGGTAGAGCCTAAGTCTAACAAAGAACCGTTTTATTCTCCTCTCCAAAAACTCCCCAATGTGATCTTAACTCCCCACATTGGCGGGAGTACAGAAGAAGCCCAAAAAAATATTGGATTAGAAGTAGCCACGAAACTTATAAAATATATCAATAACGGCTCAACATCTTTTTCTGTGAATTTCCCGAATTTAGAACTTCCAATTCAAAAGGAAAATTACAGAATACTCAATGTACATAAAAATCAGCCCGGTTTTCTTAGAGACTTAAATAGCATAGTCAGTGACCTTGGAGGAAACATTCTGTCACAGTATTTGAGCACTTCAAGCGAAATCGGTTATTTGATTATGGAAATTGACCAAGCGATAGGCGACACTGTAAAAGAAAAATTAAAAAAGCACCCTTTGAGTATAAAAACAAGAATCCTTTATTAA